From Chryseobacterium joostei, the proteins below share one genomic window:
- the rpoC gene encoding DNA-directed RNA polymerase subunit beta' — MSNKNKSSRFNKITIGLASPESILQDSRGEVLKPETINYRTHKPERDGLFCEKIFGPVKDYECACGKYKRIRYKGIVCDRCGVEVTEKKVRRERIGHINLVVPIAHIWYFRSLPNKIGYLLGIPSKKLDMIIYYERYVVIQQGIAKKLDGSDFENMEFLTEEEYLDIMETLPVENQYLDDSDPNKFIARMGAEAVEDLLKRIDLDALSFDLRHKAHNEGSKQRRTEALKRLNVVEALRGANTRMINRPEWMIMRVLPVIPPELRPLVPLDGGRFATSDLNDLYRRVIIRNNRLKRLLEIKAPEVILRNEKRMLQESVDSLFDNTRKSSAVKSESNRPLKSLSDSLKGKQGRFRQNLLGKRVDYSARSVIVVGPNLQLHECGIPKDMAAELYKPFIIRKLIERGIVKTVKSAKRIIDRKEPVVYDILENVMKGHPVLLNRAPTLHRLGIQAFQPKMIEGKAIQLHPLVTTAFNADFDGDQMAVHLPLGPEAILEAQLLMLGSQNILNPANGSPITVPSQDMVLGLYFMTKELSSTEDMKVKGEGLAFYSPEEAEIAYAEGRVSLNAKVRCRLPIKEDGVIVTRLIETSVGRILFNQIVPKQSGYINELLTKKSLRNVIGKILADTDFPTTVKFLDAMKDLGYSNAFKGGLSFSLGDIVVPVEKKQMIATSIETVDEIRANYNMGLITDTERYNQVIDVWTNTNAGLTEMIMSRMKTDQGGFNSVYMMLDSGARGSKEQIRQLSGMRGLMAKPQKAGSTGAEIIENPILANFKEGLSILEYFISTHGARKGLADTALKTADAGYLTRRLVDVAQDVIVTEDDCGTLRGTEVTALKKNDEIVERISERILGRVSLHNIYDPETDELIASADQVIIEALAKRIEEAGLEAVEVRSPLTCEAKKGICAKCYGRNLATGKVIHMGEAVGVIAAQSIGEPGTQLTLRTFHQGGTAGNVSENPSIVARRDGIVEMDEVRTITSEDENGNTAEVVVSRSTEFRLVAAESKTPLMVANVPYGSILAVKPGDKVKKGDVICRWDPYNAVIIAETSGKVEYEDIIQGISFQLEIDEQTGFEEKVISESRNKKAVPTLKVVDSKGVEQKAYNLPVGAHLMVNDGEKIKAGKVLIKIPRKSAKAGDITGGLPRVTELFEARNPSNPAVVTEIDGVVSYGKIKRGNRELIVEAKTGERKIYLVKLSNQILVQENDFVRAGSPLSDGSITPDDILRIKGPTAVQEYLVNEIQEVYRLQGVKIDDKHFEIIVRQMMTKVSIVDGGDTQFLEGALEHKYDFLEENNRVFGLKVVTEAGDSKEFKPGQMITARELRDENSKLKREDQALVEVREALPATATPVLQGITRAALQTKSFMSAASFQETTKVLNEAAVAGKVDALGGLKENVIVGHRIPAGTGLKEYQNVIVGSKKEFEDLN; from the coding sequence ATGTCAAATAAAAATAAATCAAGTAGATTTAATAAAATAACCATCGGTTTAGCTTCACCTGAGTCTATTTTACAAGACTCAAGAGGGGAGGTTTTAAAGCCGGAAACTATTAACTACAGAACTCACAAACCTGAAAGAGACGGGTTATTCTGTGAGAAAATTTTTGGTCCTGTAAAGGATTACGAATGTGCTTGTGGTAAATACAAGAGAATTCGTTACAAAGGGATCGTTTGTGACCGTTGTGGTGTAGAAGTTACTGAGAAAAAAGTAAGAAGAGAGAGAATCGGACACATTAATCTTGTAGTTCCTATCGCTCACATCTGGTATTTCCGTTCTTTACCAAACAAAATCGGTTACCTTCTAGGAATTCCTTCTAAGAAATTAGATATGATCATCTACTACGAAAGATATGTAGTGATTCAACAAGGTATTGCTAAGAAATTAGACGGTTCTGATTTTGAAAATATGGAATTCCTTACAGAAGAAGAGTACCTTGACATCATGGAGACTCTTCCTGTAGAAAACCAGTATCTTGATGATTCTGATCCAAACAAATTCATCGCCAGAATGGGTGCTGAAGCTGTAGAAGATCTATTAAAGAGAATTGATCTTGATGCATTGTCTTTCGACTTAAGACACAAAGCTCACAATGAAGGTTCTAAACAAAGAAGAACTGAAGCTCTTAAGAGATTGAACGTTGTAGAAGCATTAAGAGGTGCTAATACAAGAATGATCAACAGACCAGAGTGGATGATCATGCGTGTACTTCCGGTTATACCACCAGAACTAAGACCATTAGTTCCATTGGATGGAGGACGTTTCGCAACTTCTGACTTAAATGACCTTTATAGAAGAGTTATCATCAGAAATAACCGTTTGAAGAGATTATTGGAGATTAAAGCTCCTGAAGTAATCCTAAGAAACGAGAAGCGTATGCTTCAGGAATCAGTAGATTCATTATTTGATAATACAAGAAAATCTTCTGCAGTAAAATCTGAATCAAACAGACCATTGAAATCACTTTCTGATTCATTGAAAGGTAAGCAAGGTCGTTTCCGTCAAAACTTACTAGGGAAAAGGGTAGATTACTCTGCGCGTTCGGTAATTGTTGTAGGTCCAAACTTACAGCTTCACGAGTGTGGTATTCCTAAAGATATGGCAGCTGAACTTTACAAACCGTTTATCATTAGAAAACTAATTGAAAGAGGAATTGTAAAAACAGTAAAATCTGCGAAGAGAATTATTGATAGAAAAGAACCTGTAGTTTATGATATCCTTGAAAACGTGATGAAAGGTCACCCTGTTCTACTGAACAGAGCACCTACGCTTCACAGATTGGGTATTCAGGCTTTCCAACCTAAGATGATCGAAGGTAAGGCAATCCAGCTACACCCGTTAGTAACAACAGCATTCAACGCCGATTTCGATGGTGACCAGATGGCGGTACACTTACCGTTGGGGCCAGAAGCAATCCTTGAAGCTCAGTTATTGATGCTAGGTTCTCAAAACATCTTGAACCCGGCAAACGGTTCTCCAATTACAGTACCATCTCAGGACATGGTTCTTGGTCTTTATTTCATGACTAAAGAATTGAGTTCTACAGAAGATATGAAAGTGAAAGGTGAAGGTCTTGCATTCTATTCTCCGGAAGAAGCAGAAATCGCTTATGCTGAAGGTAGAGTTTCATTGAACGCTAAAGTAAGATGTAGACTTCCTATCAAAGAAGATGGTGTAATTGTAACAAGATTGATCGAAACTTCTGTAGGTAGAATCTTATTCAACCAGATTGTACCTAAACAATCAGGATATATCAATGAACTTCTTACTAAGAAATCATTGAGAAACGTTATTGGTAAGATCCTTGCTGATACGGATTTCCCTACTACTGTGAAGTTCCTTGATGCAATGAAAGACCTAGGGTATTCAAACGCATTCAAAGGAGGTCTTTCATTCTCACTTGGGGATATTGTAGTTCCTGTTGAGAAAAAGCAGATGATTGCTACTTCAATTGAAACTGTAGACGAAATTAGAGCTAACTATAACATGGGTCTAATTACCGATACAGAACGTTATAACCAGGTAATCGACGTTTGGACAAATACCAACGCTGGATTAACTGAAATGATCATGAGCAGAATGAAAACTGACCAAGGTGGTTTCAACTCTGTATATATGATGCTTGACTCTGGAGCGAGGGGTTCTAAAGAACAGATCCGTCAGTTATCAGGGATGAGAGGTTTGATGGCAAAACCGCAAAAAGCCGGTTCTACCGGAGCGGAGATCATCGAAAACCCGATCCTTGCAAACTTTAAGGAAGGTCTTTCGATTCTAGAGTACTTTATCTCTACCCACGGTGCTCGTAAGGGTCTTGCGGATACCGCTCTTAAGACAGCCGATGCTGGTTACTTAACGAGAAGATTGGTAGACGTTGCACAGGACGTTATCGTTACAGAGGACGACTGTGGAACTCTAAGAGGTACAGAAGTTACTGCACTTAAGAAAAATGACGAGATTGTTGAAAGAATCTCTGAAAGAATTTTAGGTAGAGTATCTCTTCATAATATTTATGATCCTGAAACTGACGAGCTAATTGCAAGCGCAGACCAGGTGATTATTGAAGCATTGGCGAAAAGAATCGAAGAAGCAGGATTAGAAGCTGTGGAGGTTCGTTCACCATTAACTTGTGAAGCTAAGAAAGGTATCTGTGCGAAATGTTACGGTAGAAACTTAGCAACAGGTAAAGTGATCCACATGGGTGAAGCAGTAGGGGTAATTGCAGCACAGTCAATTGGGGAACCAGGTACTCAGCTTACGTTGAGAACCTTCCACCAAGGGGGTACTGCAGGTAACGTTTCTGAAAACCCATCTATCGTTGCTAGAAGAGATGGTATCGTTGAAATGGATGAAGTAAGAACAATTACTTCTGAAGATGAAAACGGTAATACAGCTGAGGTTGTAGTTTCTCGTTCAACAGAATTTAGATTAGTTGCTGCCGAGTCTAAGACTCCATTAATGGTAGCTAACGTACCTTACGGATCTATATTAGCTGTAAAACCAGGTGATAAAGTGAAGAAAGGAGATGTTATCTGTAGATGGGATCCGTATAACGCGGTTATCATTGCTGAAACTTCAGGTAAGGTAGAATACGAAGATATTATTCAGGGTATTTCATTCCAACTTGAAATTGACGAACAAACAGGATTCGAAGAGAAAGTAATCTCTGAATCTAGAAATAAGAAAGCCGTACCTACATTGAAGGTGGTAGATTCTAAAGGTGTTGAGCAAAAAGCATACAACTTACCGGTAGGAGCCCACTTAATGGTAAATGATGGTGAAAAAATTAAGGCTGGTAAAGTCTTAATCAAAATCCCAAGAAAATCTGCGAAAGCAGGGGATATCACCGGAGGTCTTCCGAGAGTTACCGAATTATTCGAAGCAAGAAACCCTTCAAACCCAGCGGTTGTTACTGAAATCGACGGGGTAGTTTCTTACGGAAAAATTAAGAGAGGTAACCGTGAACTTATTGTTGAAGCTAAAACTGGAGAAAGAAAAATTTACCTAGTAAAACTTTCTAACCAGATCTTGGTTCAGGAGAATGACTTCGTAAGAGCAGGTTCTCCACTTTCTGACGGTTCTATTACACCGGATGATATCCTAAGAATTAAAGGCCCAACTGCGGTTCAGGAATACTTAGTAAACGAGATTCAGGAAGTTTACCGTCTACAGGGGGTAAAAATCGACGACAAGCACTTCGAAATCATCGTAAGACAGATGATGACAAAAGTATCTATCGTGGATGGAGGTGATACTCAATTCCTTGAAGGAGCTCTTGAACATAAGTATGACTTCTTGGAAGAAAACAACAGAGTATTTGGTCTTAAAGTAGTTACTGAAGCTGGTGATTCTAAAGAATTCAAGCCAGGTCAGATGATCACTGCAAGAGAATTAAGAGATGAAAACTCTAAGTTGAAGCGTGAAGATCAGGCTTTAGTAGAAGTAAGAGAAGCACTTCCTGCTACTGCAACTCCTGTTTTACAAGGTATTACAAGAGCGGCACTTCAAACTAAGTCATTCATGTCTGCAGCATCATTCCAGGAAACTACTAAGGTTCTTAATGAAGCAGCAGTTGCCGGTAAAGTAGACGCTCTTGGTGGTCTTAAAGAAAATGTAATTGTAGGTCACAGAATTCCTGCAGGTACAGGTCTTAAAGAGTATCAGAATGTTATCGTAGGTTCTAAGAAAGAATTCGAAGACCTTAACTAA
- the rpoB gene encoding DNA-directed RNA polymerase subunit beta: MSKTKSTTQGNPRINFSSAKGKIITPDFLDIQIESFREFFQLDTLPEARKTEALYKTFQENFPITDSRNQFVLEFLDYLVDSPRYSIDECVERGLTYSVPLKARLKLYCTDPEHEDFQTVVQDVYLGPVPYMTPSGSFIINGAERVIVTQLHRSPGVFFGQTYHANGTKLYYSRIIPFKGSWMEFTTDINSVMYAYIDRKKKLPLTTLLRAIGYESDKDILQIFDLAEEVKVSKAALKKVEGRTLAARVLNTWFEDFVDEDTGEVVSIERNEIILDRETILEKEHLDLILDAGVKSILIHKENSNEFSIIQNTLQKDPTNSEKEAVEYIYRQLRNADPPDEETARGIIEKLFFSEQRYSLGEVGRYRLNKKLGLNIPTTTEVLTKEDIIAIVRHLIELVNSKAEVDDIDHLSNRRIKTVGEQLAGQFGVGLSRIARTIKERMNVRDNEIFTPLDLVNAKTLTSVINSFFGTNQLSQFMDQTNPLSEITHKRRLSALGPGGLSRERAGFEVRDVHHTHYGRICPIETPEGPNIGLISSLGIYAKINRLGFIETPYRKVEDSKIDLNADPIYLNAEDEEDKVIAQANVELSDNGDFLTDRIIARLDGDYPVVEPSQVNLIDVAPNQISGISASLIPFLEHDDANRALMGSNMMRQAVPLLKPQAPIVGTGLEQQVARDSRILINAEGTGTVEYVDADKITIKYERSEDEDLVQFESATKTYKLTKFRKTNQSTTITLRPNVRVGDVVEKGQVLCDGYATEKGELALGRNLVVAFMPWKGYNFEDAIVINEKVVREDWFTSIHVDEYSLEVRDTKLGMEELTADIPNVSEEATKDLDENGMIRIGAEVKPGDIMIGKITPKGESDPTPEEKLLRAIFGDKAGDVKDASLKADSSLRGVVINKKLFSRNIKDKKKRTEEKLRLEEIENTYKAKFDELRNTLIEKLNTLVSGKTSQGVQNDLDEEIIGKGVKFTHKLLTSVEDYVNVSGADWTVDADKNELIKQLIHNYKIKYNDIQGVKNREKFAISIGDELPAGIMKLAKVYIAKKRKLNVGDKMAGRHGNKGIVSRIVREEDMPFLEDGTPVDIVLNPLGVPSRMNIGQIYETVLGWAGQKLGMKFATPIFDGATLDQITEYTEKAGLPKFGHTHLYDGGTGERFTQAATVGIIYMLKLGHMVDDKMHARSIGPYSLITQQPLGGKAQFGGQRFGEMEVWALEAFGASNILREILTVKSDDVIGRAKTYEAIAKGESMPEPGIPESFNVLLHELQGLGLDVRLEE; the protein is encoded by the coding sequence ATGAGTAAAACAAAATCAACAACTCAAGGAAATCCGAGAATTAATTTCTCATCAGCGAAAGGAAAAATTATCACTCCAGACTTCTTGGATATCCAAATAGAGTCTTTCAGAGAATTTTTCCAGCTTGATACGCTTCCTGAAGCCAGAAAGACTGAAGCTCTTTACAAGACTTTCCAAGAGAACTTTCCAATTACAGATTCTAGAAATCAGTTCGTATTGGAATTCTTGGACTATCTGGTAGATTCTCCACGTTATTCAATCGATGAATGTGTGGAAAGAGGACTTACTTATTCAGTTCCTCTAAAAGCAAGACTTAAATTATATTGTACTGACCCGGAACATGAAGATTTCCAAACTGTGGTTCAGGATGTATATCTAGGTCCGGTTCCTTATATGACGCCAAGTGGATCTTTCATCATCAATGGTGCAGAAAGAGTTATCGTTACCCAGCTTCACCGTTCACCTGGTGTATTCTTTGGACAAACTTACCACGCTAACGGAACCAAACTTTACTATTCAAGAATTATCCCTTTCAAAGGATCTTGGATGGAATTTACAACGGATATCAACAGCGTAATGTACGCGTATATCGACCGTAAGAAAAAATTACCATTAACGACTTTATTAAGAGCTATTGGTTACGAATCTGATAAGGATATCCTTCAGATCTTCGACCTTGCTGAAGAAGTGAAAGTTTCTAAAGCTGCCCTTAAAAAAGTAGAAGGAAGAACATTGGCTGCGAGAGTATTGAACACTTGGTTCGAAGATTTCGTAGACGAAGATACTGGTGAAGTAGTTTCTATTGAAAGAAACGAAATCATCTTAGACAGAGAAACTATTCTTGAAAAAGAACACTTAGATCTTATCTTGGATGCTGGTGTGAAGTCTATCTTGATTCACAAAGAAAACAGCAATGAATTCTCTATCATTCAGAATACATTACAAAAAGACCCTACTAACTCTGAAAAAGAAGCAGTAGAGTATATTTATCGTCAGTTAAGAAATGCAGATCCACCAGATGAGGAAACTGCAAGAGGAATCATTGAAAAATTATTCTTCTCTGAGCAAAGATATTCTCTTGGTGAAGTAGGACGTTACAGACTAAACAAAAAGTTAGGTCTTAATATCCCAACTACAACTGAGGTTCTTACAAAAGAAGATATCATTGCAATTGTAAGACACTTAATCGAACTTGTAAACTCTAAAGCTGAGGTTGATGATATTGACCACTTATCAAACAGAAGAATTAAAACTGTTGGTGAGCAATTAGCAGGACAGTTCGGTGTAGGTCTTTCAAGAATTGCAAGAACTATCAAGGAAAGAATGAACGTTAGAGATAACGAAATCTTTACTCCGCTTGACCTTGTAAATGCTAAGACTTTAACATCTGTAATTAACTCGTTCTTTGGTACCAACCAGCTTTCTCAGTTCATGGACCAAACCAACCCATTATCAGAAATCACGCACAAGCGTAGACTTTCTGCACTAGGGCCTGGTGGTTTATCAAGGGAAAGAGCAGGTTTCGAGGTTCGTGACGTTCACCATACTCACTACGGAAGAATTTGTCCGATTGAAACTCCGGAAGGACCAAACATCGGATTGATTTCATCTTTAGGTATTTATGCTAAAATCAATAGACTAGGTTTCATCGAAACTCCATATAGAAAAGTAGAAGACAGCAAGATTGATCTTAATGCTGACCCTATTTATCTTAATGCAGAAGACGAAGAAGATAAGGTAATTGCTCAGGCAAACGTTGAATTGAGTGATAATGGTGACTTCTTAACAGACAGAATTATTGCAAGATTAGATGGTGATTACCCGGTAGTTGAGCCATCTCAGGTAAACCTTATCGATGTTGCACCAAACCAGATTTCTGGTATTTCTGCTTCATTGATTCCGTTCCTAGAGCATGATGATGCGAACCGTGCATTGATGGGATCTAACATGATGCGTCAGGCCGTTCCTCTATTGAAGCCACAGGCTCCAATTGTTGGTACAGGGCTTGAGCAGCAAGTTGCAAGAGATTCAAGAATTTTGATCAATGCTGAAGGTACTGGTACTGTAGAGTACGTAGATGCTGACAAGATCACTATTAAATATGAAAGAAGCGAAGACGAAGATTTAGTACAATTCGAGTCTGCTACTAAAACATATAAACTTACTAAGTTTAGAAAAACTAACCAGAGTACAACAATCACACTAAGACCAAACGTAAGAGTAGGTGATGTAGTGGAGAAAGGACAAGTACTTTGCGACGGTTATGCTACTGAAAAAGGAGAATTAGCTCTTGGTAGAAACTTAGTGGTAGCGTTCATGCCTTGGAAAGGGTACAACTTCGAGGATGCAATCGTAATCAACGAAAAAGTTGTACGTGAGGACTGGTTTACTTCAATCCACGTGGATGAGTATTCTCTTGAAGTTCGTGATACCAAATTAGGTATGGAAGAGCTTACAGCAGATATTCCAAACGTTTCTGAAGAAGCTACTAAAGATCTTGACGAGAACGGTATGATCAGAATCGGTGCTGAAGTGAAGCCTGGAGATATCATGATTGGTAAAATTACTCCAAAAGGTGAATCTGACCCGACTCCTGAAGAAAAGCTTCTTAGAGCAATCTTCGGTGATAAAGCTGGTGATGTAAAAGATGCATCATTAAAAGCTGACTCTTCATTAAGAGGAGTTGTTATCAACAAGAAATTGTTCTCTAGAAACATTAAAGACAAAAAGAAAAGAACTGAAGAGAAACTTAGACTAGAAGAGATTGAAAACACTTATAAGGCTAAGTTTGATGAGTTGAGAAACACTTTAATTGAAAAATTAAATACACTGGTAAGCGGTAAAACTTCTCAAGGGGTACAAAATGACCTTGATGAGGAAATTATCGGTAAAGGGGTGAAGTTCACTCACAAATTATTGACTTCAGTTGAGGATTATGTAAACGTTAGTGGTGCAGACTGGACAGTAGACGCTGACAAGAATGAATTGATCAAACAATTGATTCACAATTACAAAATCAAATATAACGACATCCAAGGAGTTAAAAACCGTGAGAAATTTGCAATTTCAATCGGAGATGAGCTTCCGGCAGGTATCATGAAGTTGGCTAAAGTTTATATCGCTAAGAAACGTAAACTGAATGTAGGAGATAAAATGGCAGGACGTCACGGTAACAAAGGTATCGTTTCAAGAATCGTTCGTGAAGAAGATATGCCATTCCTAGAAGATGGAACACCAGTAGATATCGTATTGAATCCACTAGGGGTACCTTCTCGTATGAACATCGGTCAGATCTATGAAACAGTTCTTGGATGGGCTGGTCAGAAGCTGGGTATGAAGTTCGCTACGCCAATCTTTGACGGGGCAACTCTTGATCAGATTACTGAATATACAGAGAAAGCAGGTCTTCCTAAATTCGGTCACACTCACCTTTATGATGGTGGTACCGGAGAAAGATTTACTCAGGCTGCAACGGTAGGTATTATCTACATGTTGAAACTAGGACACATGGTTGATGACAAAATGCACGCACGTTCTATCGGACCTTACTCATTGATTACTCAACAGCCGTTAGGAGGTAAAGCTCAGTTCGGAGGTCAGAGATTCGGAGAGATGGAGGTTTGGGCACTTGAAGCATTTGGTGCATCAAACATCTTGAGAGAAATCTTGACTGTAAAGTCAGATGACGTGATTGGTAGAGCGAAAACTTATGAAGCAATTGCTAAGGGTGAATCTATGCCTGAACCAGGTATTCCAGAATCATTCAACGTATTACTTCACGAGTTACAAGGACTTGGACTTGACGTAAGACTTGAGGAATAA
- a CDS encoding DUF11 domain-containing protein, translating to MNAQNASLEMTDGDGNPTANVTNSVGTTTIRLRNNTNNPTGNTFATYANPTPLNVTFTLSNQQYTQANFAGYNGAVLMGYPGEPVLTLMNSFGNTTVSTPFTSSGASVGNGIDITVNRAINLFTNVQPLSAATRATNQRWQMADMTITFSRPVNNPYLQVNALGGTSNGQNYSAEFDYLSSNVPVTFSKISGSALLNVTSTQILNSATTPDGAVANVSRGTVLVAGTGITTLTLRVYTRGGTANTGTNWHGTTNTAGDGYMLAFTVQESNLKVTKTVNNASPATGNNVVFTVTATNNGASNNTGVLVNDLLPAGLTFVSATPSVGTYNSSTGLWTIGNLASGANSTLTVTATVSAPGSYLNTATITGDLNDPDTTDNTASVRVTTADTDGDGIGNSSDLDDDNDGILDNVECPGNNIVTNGTFTGNANGWTLAPEWVASGTDISITTDNVANKDASQTLNNLTNTNNFIPLTLTLGAQDGSNASGSTASLQILLNGTLYATISNGTTRSTTVNNVTIALSNGATSSFVPFTTANQTGFTTQTFTLNIPNAPIPDTAALTFRSTNGLDDWSLDNISVLAFTCDTDGDGVFNHLDLDSDNDGCFDSLEGDENVKLQQINANGSIPGAIDAQGVPALVNNGGAADIGGDQGQGLGSSQNAAVNACLCYKPSVTSGTILNTNQGITALNRAGADGANWPMVRKGGWMALEAKTKGFVLNRLTTPQIVLIPAANLVEGMMVYNTTVDCLQINTDGTPSGWKCFNTQTCPDVN from the coding sequence TTGAATGCACAAAATGCTTCTTTGGAAATGACTGACGGGGATGGAAATCCTACGGCGAATGTTACCAATTCAGTAGGAACTACTACTATTAGGCTTAGGAACAATACCAATAACCCTACAGGGAATACTTTTGCTACCTATGCAAATCCTACCCCATTAAATGTTACCTTCACCCTGAGTAACCAGCAATATACACAGGCAAACTTTGCAGGGTATAATGGGGCTGTTCTTATGGGATATCCAGGGGAACCTGTTTTAACATTAATGAATTCTTTTGGAAATACAACTGTCAGCACTCCTTTTACGAGCAGCGGTGCATCGGTAGGGAATGGGATTGACATTACTGTTAACAGAGCGATTAATCTTTTTACGAATGTCCAGCCATTAAGTGCAGCCACCAGAGCAACAAATCAAAGGTGGCAGATGGCGGATATGACTATTACTTTCAGCAGACCTGTCAATAACCCATATTTACAGGTTAATGCATTAGGAGGAACGTCTAATGGACAAAACTATTCTGCAGAGTTTGATTATTTATCCTCTAATGTACCCGTAACCTTTTCTAAAATTTCCGGATCAGCGCTTCTAAATGTTACTTCAACCCAGATCCTGAACTCTGCAACAACTCCGGATGGTGCAGTTGCCAATGTTTCAAGAGGTACAGTGCTTGTTGCTGGAACAGGAATTACAACGCTTACATTGAGAGTGTATACCCGTGGTGGAACAGCCAATACCGGGACGAACTGGCATGGGACAACCAATACCGCAGGAGATGGATATATGCTTGCATTTACGGTGCAGGAATCTAACTTAAAAGTGACGAAAACTGTAAATAATGCATCACCGGCGACAGGTAATAATGTTGTGTTTACGGTAACTGCTACTAATAATGGAGCTTCTAATAATACAGGAGTACTGGTTAATGATCTGCTTCCTGCAGGATTAACATTTGTGAGTGCTACACCGTCTGTAGGTACATATAATAGCTCTACAGGACTTTGGACAATTGGGAATCTTGCCTCAGGAGCAAATTCTACTCTTACAGTAACAGCTACAGTGAGTGCGCCTGGAAGTTATTTGAATACAGCAACCATTACCGGAGATTTAAATGATCCTGATACTACAGATAATACAGCTAGTGTAAGAGTAACCACGGCAGATACAGATGGAGATGGAATAGGGAACTCTTCCGATTTGGATGATGATAATGATGGTATTCTTGATAATGTTGAATGCCCGGGAAATAATATTGTAACAAACGGGACATTTACGGGAAATGCTAATGGATGGACATTGGCTCCAGAATGGGTGGCAAGTGGAACAGATATTAGTATTACTACAGATAACGTTGCCAATAAAGACGCTTCTCAGACGTTAAATAACTTAACGAATACCAATAATTTTATTCCTCTTACGCTTACTTTAGGGGCGCAGGATGGAAGTAACGCTTCAGGATCTACAGCAAGTTTACAGATATTGTTAAATGGTACTCTTTATGCAACAATTAGTAACGGCACAACGAGAAGTACTACCGTGAATAATGTTACCATTGCACTGAGTAATGGAGCTACCTCTAGCTTTGTGCCTTTTACAACGGCTAATCAAACAGGATTTACTACACAAACATTTACATTGAATATTCCTAATGCTCCTATTCCGGATACTGCTGCACTCACCTTCAGATCTACCAATGGACTAGACGACTGGTCTTTGGATAATATCTCAGTCTTGGCATTTACTTGTGATACGGATGGAGATGGAGTATTTAATCATCTGGATTTGGACTCTGATAATGATGGATGCTTTGATTCTCTTGAGGGAGATGAAAATGTGAAGTTGCAGCAGATTAATGCAAATGGATCAATACCTGGAGCTATAGATGCTCAGGGAGTTCCTGCTTTAGTTAATAATGGTGGAGCTGCTGATATCGGTGGAGACCAGGGACAAGGGCTTGGATCTTCCCAAAATGCAGCAGTTAATGCTTGCCTTTGCTATAAACCTTCAGTAACTTCCGGAACGATCCTGAATACAAACCAAGGAATTACAGCTCTGAACAGAGCAGGGGCAGATGGAGCCAATTGGCCTATGGTAAGAAAAGGAGGATGGATGGCGCTGGAAGCTAAAACTAAAGGATTTGTTTTGAATAGGCTTACTACACCTCAGATTGTTCTGATTCCTGCGGCTAACCTGGTAGAGGGAATGATGGTCTACAATACAACGGTTGACTGTCTTCAGATAAATACAGATGGTACTCCTTCCGGATGGAAATGTTTTAATACACAAACTTGTCCTGATGTTAACTAA